One window of Lacerta agilis isolate rLacAgi1 chromosome 14, rLacAgi1.pri, whole genome shotgun sequence genomic DNA carries:
- the LOC117059179 gene encoding trans-1,2-dihydrobenzene-1,2-diol dehydrogenase-like, producing MVVTRWGICSAGKIAHDFLVALKTLPPEDHKVVAIASRDLSRAQQYAKIHSIPKAYGSYAELAEDADVDVVHIGVVNPYHLPTSLLFIQAGKNVLCEKPLGMNTAEVKALVQAARQKNVFFMEGLWTRFFPASEKIRSLLSQGSIGDVMVLHAEFGSPQLSIPRCVEKELGGGGLLDIGCYCIQFACMVFNGEKPESILASGFLHDTGVDKTVSVILNYSGNRQAVLTCTMTARMPNRASINGTKGMVEIPSHFWCPTELVVNGEREEFPLPAPSQKMHFQNSTGLRYEAEHVRQCLLKGLKESPILTHADSELVNSILEEARRQVGVFYPQDKV from the exons ATGGTAGTCACACGCTGGGGGATCTGCTCTGCAGGGAAGATCGCCCACGACTTCCTGGTCGCCCTGAAGACTTTGCCGCCCGAGGATCACAAG gtggtGGCCATTGCTTCTCGCGACCTCAGCCGGGCTCAGCAATATGCCAAGATCCACAGCATCCCCAAGGCCTACGGCTCGTACGCAGAACTGGCTGAGGATGCTGATGTTG ATGTGGTCCACATTGGGGTGGTGAATCCATATCATCTCCCTACCAGCCTCCTCTTCATCCAGGCTGGGAAGAACGTGCTGTGTGAGAAACCGCTGGGCATGAATACCGCAGAAGTGAAGGCCCTGGTGCAGGCAGCTCGGCAAAAGAACGTCTTCTTCATGGAG GGTCTGTGGACGCGTTTTTTCCCTGCTTCAGAGAAGATCCGTTCCTTGCTCAGCCAGGGTTCTATCGGGGATGTGATGGTGTTACATGCTGAATTTGGGAGTCCGCAACTCTCCATCCCCAGATGTGTGGAGAAAGAGCTGGGGGGAGGTGGCCTTCTGGATATTGGCTGCTATTGCATCCAGTTTGCCTGCATGGTCTTCAATGGAGAGAAGCCAGAGTCCATTCTGGCCTCTGGATTCCTGCATGACACGG gTGTGGACAAAACCGTGTCAGTCATCCTAAACTACTCGGGAAATCGTCAGGCTGTCCTCACCTGCACCATGACAGCCAGGATGCCAAATCGAGCCAGCATTAACGGCACCAAGGGCATGGTCGAG ATTCCATCTCACTTCTGGTGCCCAACCGAGTTGGTGGTCAAcggggagagagaagagtttcccctgcctgccccatcCCAGAAAATGCACTTCCAGAACAGCACCGGCCTGCGCTACGAAGCGGAGCATGTCCGGCAGTGTCTCCTGAAAG GTTTGAAAGAAAGTCCCATCCTGACCCATGCGGACAGCGAGCTGGTCAATTCCATCCTGGAGGAAGCTCGCCGACAAGTGGGTGTGTTTTACCCTCAGGACAAAGTGTGA